A region from the Deinococcus arcticus genome encodes:
- the recR gene encoding recombination mediator RecR encodes MKYPPSLVALIRELSRLPGIGPKSAQRLAFYLFEQPREDIERLSRALLDAKRDLHTCPVCFNITDAERCDVCSDPARDQSVICVVEEPGDVIAIERSGEYRGLYHVLHGVLSPMNGVGPDRLHIKPLLPRVQEGHEVILATGTTVEGDATALYLQRLLEPLGAVVSRIAYGLPVGGALEYADEVTLGRALAGRTRVTKLG; translated from the coding sequence ATGAAGTACCCCCCCTCGCTGGTGGCCCTGATTCGCGAACTCTCGCGCCTGCCGGGCATTGGGCCCAAGAGCGCGCAGCGACTGGCCTTTTACCTGTTCGAGCAGCCGCGCGAGGACATCGAGCGCCTCTCCCGGGCGCTGCTGGACGCCAAGCGCGACCTGCACACCTGCCCGGTGTGCTTTAACATCACCGACGCCGAGCGCTGCGACGTGTGCAGTGACCCCGCGCGCGACCAGAGCGTGATCTGCGTGGTGGAAGAACCCGGCGACGTGATTGCCATTGAGCGCAGCGGCGAGTACCGGGGCCTGTACCACGTGCTGCACGGCGTGCTGAGCCCCATGAACGGCGTGGGCCCCGACCGCCTGCACATCAAGCCGCTGCTGCCCCGGGTGCAAGAAGGCCATGAAGTTATCCTGGCCACCGGCACCACCGTGGAGGGCGACGCCACCGCCCTGTACCTGCAGCGGCTGCTTGAACCCCTGGGCGCCGTGGTCAGCCGCATCGCCTACGGCCTGCCGGTGGGCGGCGCCCTGGAATACGCCGACGAGGTGACCCTGGGCCGGGCTCTGGCCGGGCGCACCCGCGTGACCAAACTGGGCTGA
- a CDS encoding YkoP family protein has translation MTPLPSPWLRVALHSGLGGALHGGHPGDPRVGLAVPILDLNELRAARQALAAAGVRATLLLPPALAGHAPDELRAAGAEGHELGGLGNPAGVSALDVAAQPVTTWATPAGLRALRDLGTRGLRALPSSPAQPAPGALLSVPPAQLAATLATLKAGGYQPVPVRAVPELRPGQPGDLWPRVYARLVEDRFARQHRVIDLTARADGVMRVAPLNHAPAPLPLPRTAPTAELHVHSPRLVGLSARSALVAYRAYRRSLKDVAQALQARPELHAAQAVFAVTLFHTPLAQAGFEILDLPPARARWYGLGFRLLRVAYGTHRTPSEGVPKMAWLGREAFLQLHG, from the coding sequence ATGACGCCCCTTCCTTCTCCCTGGTTGCGCGTAGCGCTGCACTCGGGCCTGGGCGGCGCCCTGCACGGCGGGCACCCGGGCGATCCCCGGGTGGGGCTGGCGGTGCCCATCTTGGACCTGAACGAGCTGCGCGCCGCGCGGCAGGCCCTGGCGGCGGCGGGGGTCCGCGCCACCCTACTGCTGCCCCCGGCCCTGGCCGGGCACGCGCCGGACGAGCTGCGCGCCGCCGGGGCCGAGGGGCACGAGCTGGGCGGCCTGGGCAACCCGGCTGGTGTGAGCGCACTGGACGTGGCGGCGCAGCCCGTGACCACCTGGGCCACGCCCGCTGGCCTGCGCGCCCTGCGGGACCTGGGCACGCGGGGCCTGCGTGCCCTGCCCAGCAGCCCGGCCCAGCCAGCGCCCGGCGCCCTGCTGAGCGTGCCCCCGGCGCAGCTGGCTGCCACCCTGGCCACCCTGAAGGCGGGGGGCTACCAGCCGGTGCCGGTGCGGGCCGTGCCGGAGTTGCGCCCTGGCCAGCCGGGCGACCTGTGGCCGCGCGTGTATGCCCGGCTGGTGGAGGACCGTTTCGCCCGCCAGCACCGTGTGATTGACCTGACCGCCCGCGCCGACGGGGTCATGCGGGTGGCGCCCCTGAACCACGCGCCCGCGCCGTTGCCGCTGCCCCGCACGGCGCCCACGGCCGAGCTGCATGTGCATTCGCCCCGGCTGGTGGGCCTGAGCGCCCGCAGCGCCCTGGTGGCCTACCGCGCCTACCGCCGCAGCCTGAAGGACGTGGCCCAGGCCCTGCAGGCGCGCCCCGAACTGCACGCGGCCCAGGCGGTGTTTGCCGTAACCCTGTTTCATACCCCGCTGGCCCAGGCGGGCTTTGAAATCCTGGACCTGCCCCCGGCGCGCGCCCGCTGGTATGGCCTGGGCTTTCGCCTGCTGCGCGTGGCCTACGGCACCCACCGCACCCCCAGCGAGGGCGTGCCGAAAATGGCGTGGCTGGGCCGGGAAGCGTTCCTGCAGCTGCATGGGTGA
- a CDS encoding YbaB/EbfC family nucleoid-associated protein → MDMKKLMKQMQQAQAAAAKIQEDLAAKSVEGTASGLVTVTMNGHGKVTALKIKPEAVDPGDVEALEDLLLVALQDASAKADALQQDATRGLGIPGF, encoded by the coding sequence ATGGACATGAAGAAGCTGATGAAACAGATGCAGCAGGCCCAGGCCGCTGCGGCCAAGATTCAGGAAGACCTCGCCGCCAAGTCTGTAGAAGGCACCGCCAGCGGGCTGGTCACGGTGACCATGAACGGCCACGGCAAGGTGACGGCCCTGAAGATCAAGCCGGAAGCCGTGGACCCGGGCGATGTGGAAGCCCTGGAAGACCTGCTGCTGGTGGCCCTGCAGGACGCCAGCGCCAAGGCCGACGCCCTGCAACAGGACGCCACGCGCGGCCTGGGCATCCCCGGCTTCTGA
- a CDS encoding MFS transporter gives MTPARSRRNRLPLRAEGLAPVGAAAAALACAEFVRSGLYGAYLTQVIDSQFGLPVTAAAGAWTAHFLTDTVMRSPAGALLGRYGLRPVALGGAALSALALALMLLAPPSVGLLLLASALHGAGFSVMWPVAMNLTADAAREGYQGRALAMVANGILPLSGVGFLVFGALAGRGDLFALGLGLGLLLLSAGLTLLLPLRRVLPPGPDPSEARPARSVVGALVPLLPAAFMQTLSMTLLGPWLFRIAEEGLNLSYWSLVAMLGLGGAVAYGIMPLTGRFADRDQGRARAGVMIGYGLVSLAFAGFAFLPAPWLLFVLSAVAGLGYAFLSPAWAALVARVLPVAQRPAAWGVLMTVENAGTALGPLLGGLALAQAGVPGPFVLGAVLAGLTSAGYVVFRRVFQEARG, from the coding sequence GTGACCCCGGCGCGCTCCCGCCGCAACCGCCTGCCGCTGCGCGCCGAGGGCCTGGCCCCGGTGGGCGCAGCGGCGGCGGCCCTGGCCTGCGCCGAATTCGTGCGCAGCGGCCTGTACGGCGCCTACCTGACCCAGGTGATTGACAGCCAGTTTGGTCTGCCCGTGACGGCCGCCGCCGGCGCCTGGACTGCCCACTTTCTCACCGACACCGTCATGCGCAGTCCGGCGGGCGCGCTGCTGGGCCGCTATGGCCTGCGGCCCGTGGCGCTGGGCGGCGCCGCCCTGAGCGCCCTGGCCCTGGCGCTGATGCTGCTGGCCCCGCCCAGCGTGGGGCTGCTCCTGCTGGCCTCGGCCCTGCACGGCGCCGGCTTTTCGGTGATGTGGCCGGTGGCCATGAACCTGACCGCCGACGCTGCCCGGGAAGGGTACCAGGGCCGGGCGCTGGCGATGGTGGCCAACGGGATTCTGCCCCTGTCGGGGGTGGGCTTCCTGGTGTTTGGCGCCCTGGCCGGGCGCGGGGACCTGTTCGCCCTCGGGCTGGGTCTGGGGCTGCTGCTGCTCTCGGCCGGGCTGACGCTGCTGTTGCCGCTGCGCCGGGTGCTGCCCCCTGGCCCCGATCCCTCCGAGGCCCGGCCGGCGCGCTCGGTGGTGGGGGCCCTGGTGCCGCTGCTGCCCGCCGCCTTCATGCAAACCCTCAGCATGACGCTGCTGGGGCCGTGGCTGTTCCGCATTGCCGAGGAGGGCCTGAACCTCTCCTACTGGAGCCTCGTGGCGATGCTGGGCCTGGGCGGGGCGGTGGCCTACGGCATCATGCCGCTCACCGGCCGCTTTGCCGACCGGGACCAGGGCCGCGCCCGCGCCGGGGTCATGATCGGGTACGGACTGGTTAGCCTGGCCTTTGCCGGGTTTGCCTTCTTGCCTGCCCCCTGGCTGCTGTTCGTGCTCTCGGCGGTGGCCGGGCTGGGCTACGCCTTTCTGTCGCCGGCCTGGGCGGCGCTGGTGGCGCGCGTGCTGCCGGTGGCCCAGCGCCCCGCCGCCTGGGGCGTGCTGATGACCGTGGAAAACGCCGGCACCGCCCTGGGGCCGCTGCTGGGGGGGCTGGCGCTGGCCCAGGCGGGGGTACCGGGTCCCTTTGTGCTGGGCGCGGTGCTGGCCGGGCTGACCTCGGCGGGGTACGTGGTGTTCCGGCGGGTGTTTCAGGAGGCGCGTGGCTAG
- a CDS encoding polysaccharide deacetylase family protein — translation MARRGALLLPLLLPLLGELWGRAAGWGALGPGDGQHPRVALTFDDGPSLQTPALLAVLARHGACATFFVTAPACAAFPAELAAIEAAGHRLEAHGRWHRHALLLLPWQEWAQVRWHPRPGQSGPLLYRPPYGGHSPWTRLLARAAGRQVALWDVEGRDWTAADPGTLAQQTLARVRPGSVLLLHDGPAVTPALLDGLLAGLRERGLSAVPLHALPPRRIGWWAGWRRLQTSYGR, via the coding sequence GTGGCTAGGCGCGGCGCGCTGCTGCTGCCGCTGTTGCTGCCCCTGCTGGGCGAACTGTGGGGCCGCGCGGCGGGCTGGGGGGCCCTGGGGCCCGGCGATGGCCAGCACCCCCGTGTGGCCCTGACCTTCGACGATGGCCCCAGCCTCCAGACCCCTGCCCTACTGGCGGTGCTGGCGCGCCACGGGGCCTGTGCCACCTTCTTTGTGACTGCGCCGGCCTGCGCGGCCTTTCCCGCTGAGCTGGCCGCCATTGAGGCCGCTGGGCACCGTCTGGAGGCCCACGGCCGCTGGCACCGCCACGCCCTGCTGCTGCTCCCCTGGCAGGAATGGGCCCAGGTGCGCTGGCACCCCCGTCCCGGGCAGTCAGGGCCCCTGCTGTACCGTCCGCCCTACGGCGGCCACAGTCCCTGGACGCGGCTGCTGGCCCGCGCTGCCGGGCGGCAGGTGGCCCTGTGGGACGTGGAGGGCCGCGACTGGACGGCGGCCGACCCCGGAACCCTGGCCCAGCAGACCCTGGCGCGGGTGCGGCCCGGCAGTGTGCTGCTGCTGCACGACGGCCCGGCCGTCACGCCAGCGCTTCTGGACGGCTTGCTTGCTGGCCTGCGCGAGCGTGGCCTGAGCGCCGTCCCCCTGCACGCCCTGCCGCCCCGGCGCATCGGCTGGTGGGCGGGCTGGCGGCGGCTGCAGACCAGTTACGGCCGGTAG
- a CDS encoding metallophosphoesterase family protein translates to MRVLHTADFHAGRSLRGFDRTPEVHEALTEIAALARTERADAVLVAGDLFDTANPSADAEHAVFDFFLRLRDAGIPSVVIAGNHDSAARLQSVTGLLGWVGVQVVAQPSANAAEMVRTVQTKAGETLVVGALPHLSERRLVKAADLMGGDTGTWRQKYREGMGFFLRRLGEGFRPGAVNMLMAHATMDGAVPSGSERTLQFDLTNAYTLSGLQLPPGAQYVALGHVHKPQQVGESPVAAYSGSVIQLDFGESGEKKSVNLVEVEPGRPARLHPIALASGRELRTVRVDLDQVEARLAREQGFTGLMKVVVRAPAGTALPGLKDRVLRLAPGTLAVDLDAQQEDLATPDLRREGLSLLDLYERYHRERRGELPADLRAAFQQADEWARQEEG, encoded by the coding sequence ATGCGCGTACTCCATACCGCTGATTTCCATGCGGGCCGTTCGCTGCGCGGCTTTGACCGCACGCCGGAAGTGCATGAGGCCCTCACCGAAATCGCCGCTCTGGCCCGCACCGAACGCGCTGACGCCGTGCTGGTGGCCGGGGACCTGTTCGATACCGCCAACCCGTCGGCCGACGCCGAGCACGCCGTGTTCGACTTTTTCCTGCGCCTGCGCGACGCAGGCATTCCCAGTGTGGTGATTGCCGGCAACCACGACAGCGCCGCAAGGTTGCAGTCGGTGACCGGGCTGCTGGGCTGGGTGGGGGTGCAGGTGGTCGCGCAGCCCAGTGCCAACGCCGCCGAGATGGTGCGCACGGTGCAGACCAAGGCGGGTGAGACGCTGGTGGTGGGCGCCCTGCCCCACCTCTCGGAGCGGCGGCTGGTGAAGGCGGCCGACCTGATGGGCGGCGACACCGGCACCTGGCGCCAGAAATACCGCGAGGGCATGGGCTTTTTCCTGCGGCGCCTGGGCGAGGGCTTCCGGCCCGGGGCCGTGAACATGCTGATGGCCCACGCCACCATGGACGGCGCGGTGCCCAGCGGCTCGGAGCGCACGCTGCAGTTTGACCTGACCAACGCCTACACCCTCTCGGGGCTGCAACTGCCGCCCGGCGCGCAGTACGTGGCGCTGGGGCATGTTCACAAGCCGCAGCAGGTGGGCGAGTCGCCTGTGGCCGCGTACTCCGGCAGCGTGATTCAGCTGGATTTTGGAGAGAGCGGCGAGAAAAAGAGCGTGAATCTGGTGGAGGTGGAGCCCGGTCGCCCGGCGCGGCTGCACCCCATTGCGCTGGCCAGTGGCCGCGAACTCCGCACGGTCCGGGTGGACCTTGACCAGGTGGAGGCCCGGCTGGCGCGCGAACAGGGCTTCACAGGCCTGATGAAGGTGGTGGTGCGCGCACCGGCTGGCACCGCCCTGCCGGGCCTGAAAGACCGCGTGCTGCGCCTGGCCCCGGGCACGCTGGCCGTGGACCTGGACGCCCAGCAGGAGGACCTTGCCACCCCGGACCTCAGGCGCGAGGGCCTGAGCCTGCTGGACCTCTACGAGCGCTATCACCGCGAGCGCCGGGGCGAACTGCCCGCCGACCTGCGCGCCGCTTTTCAGCAGGCGG
- a CDS encoding glycosyltransferase family 4 protein: MKPLRIGLFTDTFLPDQNGIVTSVGLLSDELRAQGHHVDVVAPDFPEHVDIRPDVVRVDSVRYMFLPTYRLAWPTRKDFTQKYDVVHTHTPLTLGLAGARLARKWNVPHVATYHTHIEAYTHYVPGATALQRHTGVVTKAMSRLYGRADAVITPTAGMLDVLRAMRVRRPVVIPTSIDPRVLRAAPPIQSPWPEGKRRLLSVGRLAREKRFDHVLDTVAALPDTHLVMLGEGPERAHLEAHAQRLGIAERVTFLGVRPWTEIGAYYRLAELFLFASDTETQGLVLQEAQLMGVPVVAVGARGTLSGVAHERSGYLVRPADVNALIRHARQILDDPALWARLSAGARAFGASTTPAGVANQVLDVYRQVLGRPLEIPFPEGASGHPRNSLVYDR, from the coding sequence ATGAAGCCGCTGCGAATCGGGCTGTTTACCGACACGTTCCTGCCGGATCAGAACGGCATCGTGACCAGCGTGGGGCTCCTGAGCGACGAGTTGCGCGCCCAGGGGCACCATGTGGACGTGGTGGCCCCAGATTTCCCCGAGCATGTGGACATCCGCCCCGACGTGGTGCGCGTGGATTCGGTGCGCTACATGTTCCTGCCCACCTACCGCCTCGCGTGGCCCACCCGCAAGGACTTCACCCAGAAGTACGACGTGGTGCACACCCACACCCCCCTGACCCTGGGGCTGGCGGGCGCGCGGCTGGCCCGGAAGTGGAACGTGCCGCATGTGGCGACCTACCACACCCACATTGAGGCCTACACCCATTACGTGCCCGGCGCCACCGCCCTGCAGCGCCACACCGGCGTGGTGACCAAGGCCATGAGCCGGCTGTATGGCCGCGCCGACGCCGTGATTACCCCCACGGCGGGCATGCTGGACGTGCTGCGCGCCATGCGGGTGCGCCGCCCGGTGGTGATTCCCACCTCTATTGATCCGCGCGTGCTGCGCGCCGCGCCCCCCATCCAGAGCCCCTGGCCCGAGGGCAAGCGGCGCCTGCTCAGCGTGGGGCGGCTGGCCCGGGAAAAACGCTTTGACCATGTGCTGGACACGGTCGCCGCCCTGCCCGACACCCACCTCGTGATGCTGGGTGAGGGCCCCGAGCGCGCCCACCTGGAAGCGCACGCCCAGCGGCTGGGCATTGCCGAGCGCGTGACCTTCCTGGGCGTGCGGCCCTGGACCGAGATCGGGGCGTATTACCGCCTGGCCGAACTGTTTCTGTTTGCCAGCGACACCGAAACGCAGGGGCTGGTGCTGCAGGAAGCGCAGCTGATGGGCGTGCCGGTGGTGGCGGTGGGCGCGCGCGGCACCCTCAGCGGCGTGGCGCATGAACGCAGCGGCTACCTGGTTCGCCCGGCCGACGTGAACGCCCTGATTCGCCACGCCCGCCAGATTCTGGATGATCCGGCGTTGTGGGCGCGGCTGTCGGCGGGCGCACGCGCCTTCGGGGCTTCCACCACGCCGGCCGGCGTGGCGAATCAGGTGCTGGATGTCTACCGGCAGGTGCTGGGCCGCCCGCTGGAAATCCCTTTTCCCGAAGGGGCTAGCGGTCATCCCCGAAATAGCCTCGTGTATGACCGCTGA
- a CDS encoding glycosyltransferase: protein MPAFTVVIPARNEANYLPQTLRALERQTRAPDAVLVVDNGSTDDTVALARAWGAQVLRCTEKGVARARQLGLEAAQTPWVATTDADSLPAPEWLERLGAATPGRAALYGPMRFSGVAPHWSALSQAAYSGFLHGARLLNRPNLAGANMAYSREAALLAGGYPDVEAYEDVILGQALARLGEVAYVRGALVETSPRRLDRGVAPFLWQHLRNISGHTRGYFGDDR from the coding sequence GTGCCCGCGTTTACCGTCGTGATTCCGGCCCGCAACGAGGCGAACTACCTGCCCCAGACCCTGCGGGCCCTGGAACGCCAGACCCGCGCGCCGGACGCCGTGCTGGTGGTGGACAACGGCAGCACCGACGACACCGTGGCCCTGGCCCGCGCCTGGGGCGCGCAGGTGCTGCGCTGCACCGAAAAGGGCGTGGCCCGCGCCCGGCAACTTGGCCTGGAAGCGGCGCAGACGCCCTGGGTGGCCACCACCGACGCCGATTCGCTGCCCGCCCCCGAGTGGCTTGAGCGCCTGGGGGCGGCCACGCCCGGGCGCGCGGCCCTGTACGGCCCCATGCGCTTCTCGGGGGTGGCGCCGCACTGGTCGGCGCTTTCGCAGGCGGCCTACAGCGGCTTTCTCCACGGCGCCCGGCTGCTGAACCGCCCCAATCTGGCCGGCGCCAACATGGCCTACTCGCGCGAGGCGGCCCTGCTGGCCGGCGGCTACCCGGACGTCGAAGCCTATGAAGACGTGATTCTGGGGCAGGCGCTGGCGCGGCTGGGCGAGGTGGCCTACGTGCGCGGCGCGCTGGTGGAAACCAGTCCGCGCCGCCTGGACCGGGGGGTGGCGCCGTTTTTGTGGCAGCACCTGCGCAACATCAGCGGTCATACACGAGGCTATTTCGGGGATGACCGCTAG